The following are from one region of the Candidatus Microthrix parvicella Bio17-1 genome:
- a CDS encoding pentapeptide repeat-containing protein, which produces MSVTDIIVREVILAAVITGGFLGIQLAVDQSRSLAADKRSMQQTLLLADLQKIQLPKENLSGLSFGGKNLSGADLSGANLKAAVLSGANLSGANLDETDLSGVNLNGANLAGASLAGADLTNATATSADFTGASLIGADLTGASLKSSDLRNAQATDARLDHTDLSFALLDYANFEGAAISDSIINAECTPSTSFRLAKVENTSWERCLEGGPDLRSES; this is translated from the coding sequence ATGTCTGTCACGGATATCATCGTTCGAGAGGTAATCCTGGCAGCTGTCATTACGGGCGGGTTTTTGGGCATCCAGCTTGCCGTGGACCAGTCCAGAAGCCTCGCGGCGGACAAGCGATCGATGCAGCAAACTCTACTTTTAGCCGACCTCCAAAAAATCCAGCTACCGAAGGAAAACCTATCCGGACTATCTTTCGGGGGCAAGAACTTATCGGGAGCGGACTTGTCAGGAGCCAATCTAAAGGCGGCGGTCTTGTCAGGTGCAAACTTGAGTGGAGCCAACCTGGATGAAACAGATTTGTCTGGGGTCAACCTTAATGGCGCTAACCTCGCAGGAGCGAGCCTGGCCGGTGCCGATCTCACCAATGCCACCGCTACGTCGGCTGATTTCACTGGGGCGAGTCTAATCGGCGCCGATCTAACAGGAGCTAGCTTGAAGAGCTCCGACCTGCGCAACGCACAGGCGACGGACGCGCGGCTGGATCATACCGATCTCTCCTTTGCCCTGTTAGACTACGCCAACTTTGAAGGCGCAGCGATCTCAGATTCGATCATAAATGCGGAGTGCACGCCGTCCACCTCCTTCAGACTGGCGAAAGTTGAAAATACTAGTTGGGAACGATGCCTTGAAGGAGGCCCAGATTTGCGAAGTGAATCGTGA